Proteins from one Fragaria vesca subsp. vesca linkage group LG6, FraVesHawaii_1.0, whole genome shotgun sequence genomic window:
- the LOC101300651 gene encoding uncharacterized protein LOC101300651: protein MSSRNMQKVSFLMLLAMALAATSSHARLDQFSQLLASENQPADPNYRGGKIPYTVCRRMCDNCVCDRRAPEYAMCVCMDRKPAAPLHESEEVVQVELNGKSDAEESRMRMPYLECMSKCDDCVACTRMYPRERNTCICVTNSRSEKPAAMV, encoded by the exons ATGAGTTCCAGAAATATGCAGAAAGTGAGTTTCTTAATGTTGCTTGCCATGGCTTTGGCAGCAACTAGTTCTCATGCTCGCTTGGATCAATTTAGTCAGTTGCTTGCCTCCGAGAACCAACCTGCAGACCCTAATTATA GAGGAGGGAAAATTCCTTATACGGTTTGCAGACGTATGTGTGACAACTGCGTTTGCGATAGGCGTGCGCCTGAGTATGCAATGTGCGTTTGCATGGACCGGAAACCAGCTGCACCTCTCCACGAATCTG AAGAAGTAGTGCAGGTGGAGCTGAATGGAAAATCAGATGCCGAGGAGTCCCGGATGCGTATGCCATATCTTGAATGCATGAGTAAATGTGATGACTGTGTAGCTTGCACACGTATGTACCCTCGTGAAAGAAACACTTGCATTTGCGTTACAAACAGCAGGTCCGAGAAGCCAGCTGCTATGGTCTAA
- the LOC101307144 gene encoding uncharacterized protein LOC101307144 yields MAIMKYAAVVFMTVLVCIHNTVEASFSEEPKVIRVDGKVLCQDCTEGWNEWVHGARPIIGGKVSVTCLDERKRVVYYGSDLTDETGQFELTINKYTIHGKELQAKRCSVRLVSSPDATCNVLTDFAGGRSGVKLQRPSSVYRDLVKYTLGPFYYTTPMCEEPDTHDKSTDDDGKGEKFKKIREDGWYFFSTRKRKYQNGRRPNRKADDGYWKATGSGIDIKGENGEVIGHKKVLDYKKGAHPLNIKTDWKMLEYKLKDEDEDNPLPKRKKGEGNMKLDLVLCKVYLNTRANGNTNNNGAITTEISDQEMVTDSGTSHYRETVLKQEADQVQPLDSSLMSSLQRQVHSNTTGAFNHMDHISTSSTIPETCFHSSNPMNNGVMVTDTVTSHRRHNNLVPKQEAGQVAPLDSSLVYSPQPQVHNNTTGGFNHLNHISNSSSSTSMSNGVYDSTNCTHYGEPMHNGSSGSVYQWGSSFTQLHHQNYYMYPEQMPSSSTSYTSEHPLQYLSTEIWTQLQPENHEMSRLDDSTFVSLPPHVREYNSMLVNIKDEAEMMPFKHEADDDDDDDGLQFLSIPDEVHEDDPKTD; encoded by the exons ATGGCGATTATGAAATATGCAGCAGTAGTGTTCATGACTGTATTGGTTTGCATCCATAATACAGTAGAAGCTTCGTTTAGTGAGGAACCGAAAGTCATACGTGTAGATGGAAAAGTATTGTGCCAGGACTGCACCGAAGGTTGGAATGAATGGGTTCATGGTGCCAGACCCATCATAG GTGGTAAGGTATCTGTTACTTGTCTGGATGAAAGAAAAAGAGTTGTGTACTATGGAAGCGATTTGACGGATGAGACGGGCCAGTTTGAATTGACCATAAACAAGTACACAATCCATGGTAAAGAACTTCAAGCTAAACGATGCTCGGTGAGGTTGGTTTCTTCCCCAGATGCTACTTGTAACGTCCTAACTGATTTTGCCGGTGGACGCTCCGGGGTTAAGCTCCAACGCCCGAGTTCGGTGTACCGGGATTTGGTCAAATACACTCTTGGTCCATTCTACTATACCACTCCAATGTGTGAAGAGCCTGATACTCATGACAAGTCGACTGATGATGATGGCAAGGGAG AGAAGTTCAAGAAAATTAGAGAAGATGGCTGGTATTTTTTCAGTACAAGGAAGCGAAAGTACCAGAATGGGAGACGGCCAAATCGTAAAGCAGACGATGGATATTGGAAGGCAACCGGAAGTGGTATAGATATCAAAGGTGAAAATGGTGAAGTAATTGGACACAAAAAAGTTCTGGATTATAAAAAGGGGGCGCATCCACTAAATATAAAGACGGATTGGAAAATGCTTGAATATAAACTTAAGGATGAGGATGAAGACAATCCTCTTCCAAAGAGGAAAAAAGGTGAAGGTAACATGAAG TTGGATCTTGTTTTGTGCAAAGTCTATTTGAATACCAGAGCTAATGGTAATACGAATAACAATGGTGCAATCACTACAGAAATTTCTGATCAAGAAATGGTTACAGATTCTGGTACATCTCATTACAGAGAAACAGTACTGAAGCAGGAAGCTGATCAAGTTCAACCTCTTGATTCATCACTGATGAGCAGCCTGCAACGACAGGTCCATAGTAATACTACCGGAGCATTCAACCATATGGATCACATATCGACTTCTTCCACAATACCCGAGACATGTTTTCATTCGTCAAATCCGATGAACAACGGCGTTATGGTTACAGATACTGTTACATCTCATCGTCGTCACAACAATTTAGTACCTAAGCAGGAAGCTGGTCAAGTTGCACCTCTTGATTCCTCACTGGTATACAGCCCGCAACCACAGGTACATAATAATACTACTGGAGGATTCAACCATTTGAATCACATATCCAATTCTTCTTCGTCAACTTCTATGAGCAACGGGGTTTATGACTCAACAAATTGTACACATTATGGTGAGCCTATGCACAATGGATCTTCTGGCTCCGTGTATCAGTGGGGATCCAGCTTCACTCAACTCCATCATCAAAACTATTACATGTACCCGGAGCAGATGCCATCATCTTCAACGTCGTATACTTCTGAACATCCCTTGCAATATTTGTCGACAGAGATTTGGACACAATTGCAGCCTGAAAACCATGAGATGTCTCGACTGGATGATTCAACTTTTGTTTCGTTACCTCCCCATGTCAGGGAGTACAATTCTATGCTTGTCAATATTAAGGACGAAGCTGAGATGATGCCCTTTAAGCACGAAGCTGATGATGATGATGATGATGATGGACTACAGTTTCTTAGCATTCCAGATGAAGTGCATGAAGATGATCCCAAAACAGACTGA
- the LOC101307426 gene encoding DEAD-box ATP-dependent RNA helicase 38-like translates to MYTTLAHAKQFLIPHPNDAVSSPLGLDLNFSGLNIHRENMFLDDPEADFNITTVSDTRYSSVRSFDDLNLSPEVLRALYADMGYRRPSKIQANTLPMILSPPYKDLVAQAHNGTGKTTCFGLGMLGRIDPGVKAPQALCICPTRELAIQILEVLQRMGMYTGINIECAVPCVTPSATSVHDRAPVTAHIVIGTSGTVHKLISYKKLGVSKLKVLVFDEADHMLAEDGFRDDSLRIKKEIDKFSPHCQVLLFSATFNEMITKFIPRVMKDYNQLTLKKEELSLEAVKQYKVYCPDELDKIEVIRSKIFDLGDYIGQTIIFVRSRNSAKMLHEELVRDGHSVTTVHGALSIEDRDKIVKEFKDGLTKVLISTDLLARGFDQQQVNCVVNYDLPIKRVASSSTRDTPEPDYELYLHRCGRAGRFGSKGAVFNLLCLDTDKLVMANIERYYNIQVPEVNTWNSERAFQGALRAAGLL, encoded by the exons ATGTACACCACCCTCGCCCACGCCAAGCAGTTTCTTATTCCGCACCCAAACGACGCCGTTTCGTCCCCTCTCGGCCTCGATCTCAACTTTTCCGGCCTCAACATCCACCGCGAGAACATGTTCCTCGACGACCCTGAAGCAGACTTCAACATCACAACC GTGAGTGACACGCGCTACAGTTCGGTGAGGAGTTTTGACGATCTGAATCTGTCGCCGGAGGTGTTGAGGGCTTTGTATGCGGACATGGGATACAGGAGGCCCAGTAAAATTCAGGCAAATACTCTGCCGATGATTTTGAGTCCTCCTTATAAGGATTTGGTTGCTCAAGCACACAATGGTACTGGCAAAACTACTTGTTTCGGGCTCGGAATGCTTGGCCGTATCGATCCCGGTGTTAAAGCTCCTCAGGCACTCTGCATTTGCCCCACCAGAGAGCTGGCCATTCAG ATATTGGAGGTGCTTCAGAGGATGGGGATGTACACAGGAATTAATATAGAGTGTGCTGTCCCATGTGTGACGCCGAGTGCTACATCTGTTCATGACCGGGCACCAGTAACGGCACATATTGTGATTGGAACTTCTGGTACGGTGCATAAGCTTATTTCGTACAAGAAGCTGGGTGTAAGCAAGTTGAAGGTTCTTGTTTTTGATGAGGCTGATCACATGCTTGCCGAG GATGGCTTTAGAGATGATTCCTTAAGGATAAAGAAGGAGATAGATAAATTTAGCCCTCATTGCCAG GTGCTTTTGTTTTCTGCTACATTTAATGAAATGATCACAAAGTTCATACCGAGGGTGATGAAAGATTATAATCAACTAACTTTAAAGAAAGAAGAGCTTTCTTTGGAAGCTGTGAAGCAGTACAAAGTTTACTGTCCTGATGAGCTGGATAAAATTGAGGTGATCAGGTCTAAGATATTTGACCTAGGAGATTACATTGGACAGACAATAATATTTGTACGGTCAAGAAATAGTGCCAAAATGCTGCATGAAGAACTTGTTCGAGATGGTCATTCGGTTACTACCGTACATGGTGCCCTCAGCATTGAAGACAGAGACAAAATAGTCAAAGAGTTCAAAGATGGTTTAACCAAAGTTCTCATATCAACTGATCTCCTCGCTCGAGGTTTTGATCAACAGCAG GTTAATTGTGTTGTCAATTATGATCTTCCAATCAAGCGTGTTGCTTCTTCAAGCACACGGGATACTCCAGAGCCTGATTATGAGCTCTACTTGCATAGATGTGGCCGGGCAGGTCGTTTTGGGAGCAAGG GAGCTGTGTTTAACTTGCTTTGCCTTGATACGGATAAGCTGGTCATGGCTAATATCGAGCGCTACTATAACATCCAAGTACCAGAGGTAAACACTTG GAACAGTGAACGGGCTTTTCAAGGGGCTCTAAGAGCTGCGGGGTTACTGTAA
- the LOC101301223 gene encoding dnaJ homolog subfamily C member 28-like — protein MATRLARRPIASSSLFRRSMLHDSSLTAIAAGHGGSESRRLSSSRSKSEKPEKKKPLDRLSTIIDAVNERKLPPELRGQRNTVRSETDIINVVEQRIWHSMEEGQFENLPGKGKPLDLSSNSNPHADPADDTLYRILSKNGCAPRWVELNKEIRTQAAEWRRAMKKAWEKRNGEGGEERWVETSAALKVQMKQINNKVLEYNLIVPFGRQMFGIKWEKELERMELKE, from the exons ATGGCGACCCGGCTTGCGCGAAGACCAATAGCTTCGTCTTCTCTGTTCCGGAGATCGATGCTCCACGATTCGTCTCTGACGGCGATCGCCGCTGGCCACGGTGGCTCCGAATCGAGGCGGCTTTCGTCGTCGAGAAGCAAATCAGAGAAGCCGGAGAAGAAGAAGCCGCTGGACCGTTTATCGACGATTATAGACGCCGTTAACGAGCGCAAACTCCCTCCTGAGCTCCGCGGTCAGCGTAACACCGTCAG GTCGGAAACCGACATTATCAATGTGGTGGAGCAGAGAATATGGCATTCAATGGAAGAAGGTCAGTTTGAGAACTTGCCAGGGAAAGGAAAACCTCTAGACCTGAGCAGCAACAGCAACCCTCACGCAGACCCGGCAGACGATACATTGTATAGGATTCTCTCGAAGAATGGTTGTGCGCCGCGGTGGGTGGAGCTGAACAAGGAGATCAGGACACAGGCGGCAGAATGGAGGAGGGCTATGAAAAAAGCTTGGGAGAAGAGAAATGGTGAAGGGGGCGAGGAGAGATGGGTGGAGACTAGTGCGGCTTTGAAGGTGCAGATGAAGCAGATTAATAACAAGGTTTTGGAGTATAATCTGATTGTTCCTTTTGGGCGCCAAATGTTTGGAATCAAGTGGGAGAAGGAGCTGGAACGAATGGAGTTGAAAGAGTAA
- the LOC101300938 gene encoding vacuolar protein-sorting-associated protein 37 homolog 2-like encodes MFKFWGSQEQQAQPRPDDAAPSQQSWYPPSVSSSSRPLTPSRTSSTPNLSSRGSSPVSPTEAAGVIASLKDKSVDELRKLLSDKDAYHQFFLSLEQVKDQNNLRGELRKETLQLARENMEKEPRMVELRNQCRIIRTTELAAAQERLNELERQKEETLKSRSPSSLLQRLQEAMNKTEEESEDLHRQLLNSEIDLGTFVPKYKKLRNTYHRRALVHLAAKTSSIS; translated from the exons ATGTTCAAATTCTG GGGATCACAGGAGCAGCAAGCTCAGCCACGTCCGGATGATGCTGCTCCGTCGCAGCAGTCTTGGTATCCTCCCTCTGTTAGTTCATCGTCTCGGCCTTTAACACCGAGTAGAACCTCTTCTACTCCCAATTTGAGTTCCAGGGGTAGCTCGCCTGTTTCTCCAACTGAAGCTGCCGGTGTTATTGCTTCTTTGAAGGACAAAAG TGTTGACGAACTACGGAAGCTTTTGTCTGACAAGGATGCATACCATCAATTTTTCCTGTCGCTCGAGCAGGTCAAAGATCAAAATAAT CTAAGGGGAGAGCTACGAAAGGAAACTCTGCAATTAGCCA GGGAAAACATGGAGAAGGAACCACGCATGGTGGAACTTAGAAATCAG TGCAGAATAATTAGAACAACAGAGCTGGCTGCCGCTCAAGAGAGGCTAAATGAGCTTGAGCGACAGAAAGAAGAAACTTTGAAGTCACGTTCACCTTCTTCCCTTCTCCAAAGGCTTCAAG AAGCAATGAATAAGACAGAGGAGGAATCTGAAGACCTGCACAGGCAACTCCTCAATAGTGAAATCGATCTGGGGACTTTTGTTCCAAAATATAAGAAGCTTCGCAACACTTACCACCGACGAGCGCTTGTTCATCTTGCGGCAAAAACATCTTCAATCAGCTGA
- the LOC101301510 gene encoding uncharacterized protein LOC101301510 — translation MDTTMLVPPWLEELLTSSFFTICRTHGDAARSECNMFCLDCGGDAFCFYCRSSRHKDHQVIQIRRSSYHDVVRVSEIQKVLDISGVQTYVINSARVLFLNERPQPKAGIKGVPHICEICSRGLLDPFRFCSLGCKLVGIKRNGDANFTLEARNEEGNGNGRREGITSSTTRRVTMGEEELREGSQQDMYPDTPPPPPSSTTRRRKGIPHRAPFGT, via the exons ATG GACACAACAATGTTGGTACCGCCATGGCTAGAGGAGTTGCTGACCTCGTCGTTCTTCACCATCTGCCGAACCCACGGCGACGCAGCCAGGAGTGAATGCAACATGTTCTGCTTGGACTGCGGTGGAGATGCATTTTGCTTCTACTGCAGGTCTTCCAGACACAAAGACCACCAAGTGATCCAG ATAAGGAGGTCTTCTTACCATGATGTGGTGAGAGTTTCGGAGATACAGAAGGTTCTGGACATCAGTGGGGTTCAGACCTATGTGATAAACAGTGCCAGAGTTCTGTTCTTGAATGAGAGGCCTCAACCGAAAGCTGGAATCAAAGGAGTCCCCCACATTTGTGAAATCTGTAGCAGAGGCCTCTTGGACCCATTTCGATTCTGCTCTCTGGGTTGTAAG CTTGTGGGAATAAAGAGGAATGGGGATGCCAACTTTACATTGGAGGCAAGGAATGAAGAGGGAAATGGAAATGGAAGAAGAGAAGGGATAACATCATCAACAACAAGGAGAGTGACAATGGGGGAGGAAGAGTTGCGTGAAGGCTCACAACAAGACATGTACCCGGACACGCCTCCACCACCTCCTTCTTCAACTACAAGGAGAAGGAAAGGCATTCCTCATAGGGCACCATTTGGGACATAA